A genomic window from Silene latifolia isolate original U9 population chromosome Y, ASM4854445v1, whole genome shotgun sequence includes:
- the LOC141630190 gene encoding uncharacterized protein LOC141630190 has translation MYQPLLDKIKEKIAHWANHSLSYARKTILINSVLFGMQSFWGASVLLPKGVIKKINKLCKDFLWGIHDGNRRHVFMGWKALSNPKREGGIGIKEVLSWNRSQMMKWIWKLIHRPNSIWARWVYHYILKGTDFWQTTTSISHSWYWNNVVKMKDFLVAQAGSSSLAVGWLHDCSIHRQFNTGLMYQLLRQRGDLLSWSSLVHDNACIPKHSFLGMLVMVNKLPTIDNLVLRGIHLVNRCVLCCQHSEDIQHLFFLCPYSAQVWTTVAAWLHTTSSTSLVQVTSWFQDHIRGRSFLTGRQRAGLMATIYFLWKERNSRIFRGVLSDPEALCFQIKFAVCKRLSM, from the coding sequence ATGTATCAGCCTCTTCTGGATAAGATAAAGGAGAAAATAGCTCACTGGGCTAACCATTCTTTGAGCTATGCTCGTAAAACTATTCTTATCAATTCTGTTCTTTTTGGAATGCAAAGTTTTTGGGGAGCTAGTGTTTTACTCCCTAAGGGAGTCATTAAAAAGATTAATAAACTTTGTAAAGACTTTCTTTGGGGTATTCATGATGGCAATAGAAGACATGTCTTTATGGGTTGGAAGGCCTTAAGTAATCCTAAGAGAGAAGGAGGGATAGGCATCAAGGAAGTTCTCAGTTGGAATAGGTCACaaatgatgaagtggatttgGAAACTTATTCACAGGCCTAATAGTATTTGGGCTCGATGGGTGTATCATTATATCCTCAAGGGGACTGATTTCTGGCAAACCACTACTAGTATAAGTCACTCTTGGTATTGGAACAATGTGGTCAAAATGAAGGACTTTTTAGTGGCTCAGGCAGGTTCCTCTAGTCTAGCTGTGGGCTGGCTTCATGATTGTTCTATCCATAGGCAGTTTAATACTGGCCTGATGTATCAGCTTCTCAGGCAGCGGGGTGATCTTCTCTCTTGGAGTTCTCTTGTTCATGATAATGCTTGTATACCTAAGCATTCTTTCCTGGGTATGCTGGTAATGGTTAATAAACTCCCTACTATTGATAACCTTGTTCTTAGGGGTATTCATCTGGTAAACAGATGTGTTCTTTGCTGTCAGCATAGTGAAGACATCCAACATCTGTTTTTTCTCTGTCCTTATTCGGCTCAGGTTTGGACCACCGTGGCTGCCTGGTTACACACTACTTCCTCTACTAGTTTGGTTCAAGTGACTAGCTGGTTTCAGGATCATATTCGAGGTCGTTCTTTCCTTACTGGGAGGCAGAGAGCAGGTCTCATGGCTACTATATATTTTCTTTGGAAGGAGCGTAATAGTAGAATTTTCAGGGGTGTCTTGTCTGATCCGGAAGCTCTTTGTTTTCAGATTAAGTTTGCTGTTTGTAAAAGGCTGTCAATGTAG